CTAATTTGATCTGGAGTTAAAGCGGTACCAGAAGAGGCCACCACATTTTCTACACCAGATTGATTAAAAGAAATTACATCTGTATATCCTTCTACCAAAAAGCAATTGTCTTGTTTGGCTATTTCTTTTTTTGCTTGGTATAATCCATATAAAATTTTACTCTTATGGTAAATATCACTTTCTGGTGAATTTAAATATTTGGCTGCTTTTTTATCCGCAGTTAAAATACGTCCTCCAAAACCTAAAACTCTACCAGACATAGAGTGAATCGGAAACATTACACGTCCTTTAAAACGGTCGAACTGCTTGTTTTCTTTTACAATGGTTAATCCTGTTGATGCCAAAAACTTTAAGTCGTATCCTTTTGCTAAAGCTGCTTTTGTAAAATTATCCCATTCATCAATACAATACCCTAATTCGAACTTTTTAATAGTTTCATCCGTAAAACCACGCTCTTTAAAGTAAGACAACCCTATTGCTTTTCCTTTATTGGTATTTAACATTACATTATTAAAATAATCTTTGGCAAAAGTAGAAACCAAGAACATGCTTTCGCGTTCATTCATATGCTCCTTCTCTTCAGAAGTTTGCTCTGTTTCTTCTATTTCTATATTGTACTTTTTTGCCAACCACCTTAGAGCTTCTGGATACGTATAATGTTCATGTTCCATTAAAAAGGAAACAGAATTACCTCCTTTACCTGTAGAAAAATCTTTCCAAATTTGTTTTACGGGAGACACCATAAAAGAAGGCGATTTTTCATCTGTAAAGGGGCTTAACCCTTTAAAGTTACTTCCTGCTTTTTTAAGCTGAACAAATTCACCAATAACCTCTTCTACTCTTGCAGTTTCAAAAATGCGGTCTATGGTACTTCTTAATATCATGAATTTAATTTATTGGAAAGGGATTACAAAGATAAGAATTATCTTATTTCATATAATTTATAAAACTAAAAAACCTCACTAAATTAATAGTGAGGCTTTATCATTATTTTTCTTAAATTTTAAGAAGCTGCTTTTAACTTTTTTAAAGCTGAATTTGTCAATTTTGCTTCTGCATATTCTTTGGTTACATTAAATTCTTTTTCATTAGAACTTGGTAAATCAAACATAGCGTCTGTAAAAATTGCTTCACATAAAGAACGTAATCCTCTTGCTCCTAATTTATATTCTACTGCTTTTTCTACAATATAATTTAAAGCTTCCTCTTCTATCGTAAAGGCAACATCATCCATTGTAAATAACTTAGAATATTGCTTAATAATAGCGTTTTTAGGCTCTGTTAAAATAGCTCTTAACGTTTTAGCATCTAAAGGATTCATGTAGCTTAAAACAGGTAAACGCCCAATAATTTCTGGAATTAAACCAAATGCTTTTAAATCTGAGGGAATAATGTATTGCAACAAGTTTTCTTCATCTACCTTATCTTCATCTAAAGAGGCTCCAAAACCTACAGCCTGCATGTTTAAACGCTTGCTTATAAATCTTTCGATTCCTGCAAATGCACCACCAGCAATAAATAAAATCTCTTTAGTATCTACTTCTATAAATTTTTGCTCAGGATGCTTTCTTCCACCTTTAGGTGCAACATTTACAACTGTACCTTCTAATAATTTTAATAAAGCT
The nucleotide sequence above comes from Polaribacter butkevichii. Encoded proteins:
- the clpX gene encoding ATP-dependent Clp protease ATP-binding subunit ClpX, giving the protein MSKEENLECSFCGRKKAETDLLIAGMDAHICDKCIEQAHGIVQEEISDAKSSDLSKDLMLKKPKEIKEFLDQYIIGQLETKRAMSVAVYNHYKRLLQKKEDEDDVEIEKSNIVLVGETGTGKTLVAKTIARMLNIPFAIVDATVLTQAGYVGEDVESILSKLLQAADYDVEKAQRGIIFIDEIDKIARKGDNPSITRDVSGEGVQQALLKLLEGTVVNVAPKGGRKHPEQKFIEVDTKEILFIAGGAFAGIERFISKRLNMQAVGFGASLDEDKVDEENLLQYIIPSDLKAFGLIPEIIGRLPVLSYMNPLDAKTLRAILTEPKNAIIKQYSKLFTMDDVAFTIEEEALNYIVEKAVEYKLGARGLRSLCEAIFTDAMFDLPSSNEKEFNVTKEYAEAKLTNSALKKLKAAS